Genomic DNA from Limanda limanda chromosome 8, fLimLim1.1, whole genome shotgun sequence:
ACAGAAATGTAATCATGACAACACTTTAACAACTAGAATTAGATAAAATCGTGGTACGATAACACCACGTTTGAAGTTTGGATTTAAAGGAAGCTTCTGACTCAGCCTTCTTTATTTCCTCAGGTTGTTTCAGAGACTCAGACTCTTGTTTCTAAAGCTCTGTCCCcctcagtgtgaagctgagCTGTCATAACAGCACAGGCAGCCAGAGATGATACAGACTCACAGCAAAGTTAATGGAGTTCTGAAGAAGAACAATGACAAAGAGCAAAGGAACCATGTCAACAACTGTTCAGCTTCaatcaaagaaaatgataaTCTGCTCAATCTGTTTCTATATAATACAAGTGACACCAAAGTTCTTTCTGTTCTGAAACAGTTGGATGAAGTTTGTCTGTGACGGAGCAAAGAATCGATCCCAGTCGTCAGGAACCTGATCCTGAGTGTTTCTACCGTTTACTGTTTTAACTCTGCAGAAATTACAAAACCTCTTCAAGCAGCAGAGTTTGTTTTGTGGGTTAAACCTCAGACAAATTTGGGGTCAATAAGTTTTGATCAAGTCCAGCAGCTTTGAATGAGATCCTGGAATGAAGACAATAGAACAgactggatttattctttatttcaactttcagcttcttcacaccatttttatttctttatagaTGTTCAAGAGATTTCAATGTATAATTACATGTATAAGAAACAcgtgatgagagctgcagaacaaaccctcaGAAGGACTAGATCAGAACACTCTCCAATGGAACTGCTAGTTCAGAGCAggaaaattaaaacagaaaccgacacagcagcagatcaatatgtcagctgatctctgtgcggagcagaaacgtcaccacgacgaactttgatcaacaaacatggagacaaaagaggttaaagatttacacacagaatctaaatcactgcttttaatgactcaaggcTATATCAGTGTACGGAACACAGCTGTGGCTCCATAATAAACattaactccagcatagagaggctgagtgaatgtggtctggactctgtggaggagagtcatggtgtcagagactctgtagaaggacagaacacctgcactgtgatccaggtacactcctactctggaggaccgaggacctgacactggagtcatgTTGCAGTTGTAATAAAAGTTATAACTGTTTACAACACAAGATAATGACCAAGACTTATCATTGcatccaaataaacattcaagTGAGTTTCCTGCTCTTCTAATATTCTTGTATACGACTGCTACGtcaacttctcctcctctgctcatcttcacctcccagtaacaacgtccagtcagactctctctactcaggacctgccaccaatcagtgaatctgtctgggtgatcagaacaagactgatcttcactaatccatgttacttttctgtttccctcagataataacagctgtctgtttgctgtgtttggatccagtgtgatttcctgtgaatactttaagaagtcagctctggtctctggctctggttgtcctagtaaaacatccacttgagacacaatctgtaaaatctttgtccctgtctcactcagaatgtcctgtagtcgacctctgacctgtgacacagctgctgtcacgtcctcaaagttcctcagaggacggatgctgatgctggatgagtgtgtagattcactgagtggtgacagtgaggggtagttgtgtagaagctggttgtgatcctctgtgtctgagagctgcttcagttcatagtctttcctcttcagctcagtgatctcctgctccagtctctcctgaagctctctgactcgactcacttcagtttcctgctgggatctgatctgctgctccagtctctcctgaagctctctcactcgactcacttcagtttcctgctgggatctgatgtgctgctccacatcagagcttcttttctccagcagacggatcagctccgtgaagatctcctcactgtcctccactgctttatcagcagagccattgacggcctcctcctcctgttgaagcagcttcacgtctttctctgtgtcctggactctctgctggattgtttgtctcctcagcccgagctctctctgcctctcagtcctttctgctgcagctgaaactgtgtcgtggtctttatgatcctccacagagcagagataacagatacactgctgatcagtgccgcagaacatcttcatcacctcatcgtgacgagagcagatgttctcctggagcttctccgagggctccaccagcttgtgcttcttcaatggagctggctgaagatgaggctggaggtgagaTTTCCGTTTACtaccagtgcagacatcacaggccacatcttcaggtccagtatagcagtgatcagcaggagcagcttggagtccattcttcttcagctcctccagtgaaaaagctaacatggtgtttttcaccaggacaggcctcggtgtgaaggtttgtctacactgaggacagctgtagcttcctctctcctcctctttgtcccagtgggtgttaatacagctcttacagtagctgtgtccacagactgtagtcaccggatccttcagtagatccacacagatcaaACAGCAgaacctttctctgtccagttgattttcttgctgctccatttcagctgctgccagagactgtagaacagattaacttcctctgaacagatctctgctccttctgctctTGTTCACGTCCTCTTTTtaccacgttttaacacactattaaAAAGAGCAGCAATATTGTCTAATATGCCACACTGTtaaaaggcagctgcctttgttgacACACTGTtaaaaggcagctgcctttgttgccacactgtctTAAGGCAGCTAGCTGCTCTTTTTGGTGAACAAAGGCAATTTTGGCTGTTTACAGTCAAATGCGAACTTCACAGTTAACGGCTGTAGGGACGTTTGAAGACGTTCACAGGTGCAAAAATTTGTTAACAAACCTCGACTGAAGTttgtggagctgtgactgactgactgtctgttttcagcttcacctggagactcaaagGCTTCCAGATCAGAACaggatctctgctgtcctgTCTGGCAAGAtatcttcagagatcctgttcttctgtcatgtagccacagcttctgtaaaatTGTATGGAgcgctggtggaaagacaaaaaagggaaattgTGTCCATTTTGTGAGAGAAGATCTTATAAAGCGTAATCCACCTTGTAACCTggtgttaaagaacctgtgtgagaccttctaacaggagagagatcaaagctcttcacatgctctctgcagtctgcactcagagaaattcagactcttctgtctggaccatcagcagccagtgtgtgtcatctgcagagattcagaaaaacacaccgaccacagattcagacccatcgatgaagctgcacaacaacacaagaagcagcttcaggaaactctggagcccttgaaggagaagttacagagttttgaacgtgttaaagtaaatggtaaatggatttggatttatattgcgcttttctagtctgatgatgaccactcaaagcgctttacagtacagtttcacattcacccattcacacacacattcatacagtgcatctacttgcagcactttgttattctatggggggcaattcagggttcagcatcttgcccaaggacacttcagcatgcagatggttcagactggggatcgaaccgccgaccttcaggttggaggacgaccactctacccctcagccacagccgcccaagtagagtttgaacaaacagcaaaacacattaaggtccaggccggactcactgagacgcagatcaaggagcagtttaaaaagcttcatcggtttctggaggaggaagaggaggccaggatggctgcactgagggaggaagaggagcagaagagtcggatgatgaaggagaagattgaggatCTGAGCAGTGACATAACGGCTCTTTCGgtcacaatcagaaccacagaggacgagctgagagctgatgACGTCTcattcctgctcaactacaaggctgcagtggaacgagtccaacagtgccccctgctggatgatccacagctggcctcaggagcacTGATAGatgaggccaaacatctgggcaacctgagcttcaacatctggaacaagatgaaggacgtggtctcttacagtcctgtggttctggacccaaactctgctcatccacaactcgtcctgtctgaagatctgaccagtttgagacgaggagagagacagaagcttcctgacaatccagagaagTTTGATCATTACctctcagtcctgggatctgagggttttaactcagggactcacagctgggatgtCCTGGTTCGAGACAGTGCACACGGTTCCTGGGTGTAAGAGTCTGaacagaggaagggagacaaACAGTCTAGACTAGAGCATGGAGAATAGTGTTACGTGGGGGTAAATACTCAGCACtgtcaccatcaggatcatctgttctctctgt
This window encodes:
- the LOC133009004 gene encoding E3 ubiquitin/ISG15 ligase TRIM25-like, with product NQLDRERFCCLICVDLLKDPVTTVCGHSYCKSCINTHWDKEEERGSYSCPQCRQTFTPRPVLVKNTMLAFSLEELKKNGLQAAPADHCYTGPEDVACDVCTGSKRKSHLQPHLQPAPLKKHKLVEPSEKLQENICSRHDEVMKMFCGTDQQCICYLCSVEDHKDHDTVSAAAERTERQRELGLRRQTIQQRVQDTEKDVKLLQQEEEAVNGSADKAVEDSEEIFTELIRLLEKRSSDRLEQQIRSQQETEVSRVRELQERLEQEITELKRKDYELKQLSDTEDHNQLLHNYPSLSPLSESTHSSSISIRPLRNFEDVTAAVSQVRGRLQDILSETGTKILQIVSQVDVLLGQPEPETRADFLKYSQEITLDPNTANRQLLLSEGNRKVTWISEDQSCSDHPDRFTDWWQVLSRESLTGRCYWEVKMSRGGEVDVAVVYKNIRRAGNSLECLFGCNDKSWSLSCVVNSYNFYYNCNMTPVSGPRSSRVGVYLDHSAGVLSFYRVSDTMTLLHRVQTTFTQPLYAGVNVYYGATAQLDRERFCCPICLVKNTMLADLVEELKKTGIQAAPADHCSAGPEDVACDVCTGRKLKALKSCLNCLASYCEKHLQPHFQAAAFKKHKLVEPSEKLQENICSRHDELMKMFCRTDQQCICYLCSVDEHKDHDTVSAAAERTERQRELRLRRQTIQQRVQDTEKDVKLLQQEEEALNGSADKAVEDSEEIFTELIRLLEKRSSDVKQQIRSQQETEVSRVRELQERLEQEINELKRKDHELKQLSDTEDHNQFLHNYPSLSPLSGSTHSSSFRIRPLRNFEDVRAALSQVRGRLQDILSETGTKILQIASQVDVLLPQPAMKNRVDFLKYSQKIKLNRNTANNDLLLSEGNRKVTRVSEDQDYSDHPERFTNWPQVLSRESLTGRCYWEVKMSRGGRVDVAVTYKNIRRVGCSRQCGFGSNDKSWSLYCDVNSYNFSYNNIKSPVSGPWSSRVGVYLDHSAGVLSFYSVTGTMTLLHRVQTTFTQPLCAGVRVGYGATAEFC